The DNA segment AGTTACCGGGGCGATCCAATTGATCACCTCCGGTAATTAATTGCGCACCTTCATCTTTACCCGACTGCACATAACCTTGCACACGCTCCAACTGACGAGCGGAGACCAACGGCCCCAAGGTGGTTTCTGGATTTAAACCTGGACCGATCATTAAGCTATCAGCACCGGCGGCCAAACCATCAACAAACTGGTTATACACATCTTTATGAACCAGCATTCTTGAAGGGCAGACACAGTTTTGGCTTTGCAGAAAGTAGCCCTGCTGCACGGCCATAGGGATGGTTTTATTCAGATCAGCATCAGGCATAACAATAAACGGCGACTTGCCGCCCAATTCCAAAGTCACTTTTTTCAAGTTTCCTTTGGCCGCTTCAATAATTTTCTTACCGACTTCGGTTGAACCGGTAAAAGAAATTTTATCCACATCGTTATGCTCTGCCAGTGCGGCACCTGCGATATGGCCGTGCCCCGGAATAATATTGATAACACCGGCAGGGAAGCCTGCTTGTTGGATCAAACGACCTAAAAACAAGGCGGATAAAGGGGTGTGCTCATCCGGTTTTAAGACCACGGTACAACCGGCTGCCAGCGCTGGCCCCAGTTTCATAATGGTCATACCCAGCGGGAAATTCCAGGGCACAATTTGCGCGGCAACACCCACAGGTTCTTTGCGGGTCATTAAGAAGCGCTCCATACCGGGAACAGGGAAAGGGTCCTGCGCCAGGGTTTCACCAGAAATTTTGGTGGGCCAACCCGCGTAATAACGCAGCCAGTCACGGGCAATAATCGGCGCCAGGTTGGCTGCATTGGTCATTGGCATACCGGTACACAGCACTTCCAGCTCTGACAGGATTTGCATATTCTGCTCAACCAGATCCGCCAACTTTAATAATAATTCAGCGCGGGCCGTGGCACCCATAGTGCGCCATGGGCCGCGATCAAATGCTTCGCGGGCTGCCGCTACTGCAGCATCGACTTCAGTTTGACCGGCACCGGGTACGGTCGCAATCGACTCGCCAGTGGCAGGGTTAATAATATCAAGGTCGCCGCCGGTTCCACCGGTCACCCACTCGCCATTAATAAGCAGGGGCTGTTCAGACTCAAGAAAGGCTTGAGTGGCTGCGGAAATCGCAGGTGTGTCGATTATTTCTGGCATGGTTTACTTCTCTCTTTTAAACATCTTTTTAACAGCCCTTAGCGGCTGCCAAATACTTTATTCACTAAACGCTGCTCAGCTTCCGGGACAAAACCCGGCGCCTTTTTGCGCACATACAGGCCGGCAAATACCAACAAAAAATTGGCCATACCGATTAATACAAACGGTGCCGCTGGACCAATCTGGTCAAACATACGGCCGCCTATCCCGGTGGCCACCAAAATACCAACAGCACCAAACACATTAAACATTCCAACCACACTGCCGCGCTCACTTTTTGGCGCCTCCTGGCCAATTAAAATCGTGCCGCCTAAAAAGGCACTGATTTGCCCAATGCCCATCACAATAAAAATGGGAATAGCAGCAGACTCCAGCGGGTTATCAATCAAAGCCGGCAAGGTAAAACCAATACCGCCTAAAAACATACAAAAGGTAACACCGGTAATCCGGTTAACCTTATCCATAAAAAAACCAATAATCGGCGAAAACACCAGTGCCGACGATTGAGTAATCACAAAAATAATGGTGCCCTTTTGGGTAGCTTCCGCCACCGTCAGCCCCATGGCCTGACCGGTACTCACTCCCCAGGCCATTAAAAAGGTACCCAGTATCACTACATCGCTACGAGCGACAAAGGCCGAGGCATAAGCCAGCGCTATACGCGGGTTTTTTGCCTGTTTAAAACCAGCACGAGCCAGTTCAATGCTGCTTTTGGATTCCTCATGGCTAACCGGCGCCCCCGGCTTTAAACCCAGCCTTAAGACCAATGCCACCAACAAACAAATACCCACCACAACAAACAGGGCATAACGACCGGCGGTAACGCTATCCACCCCCGCATCCACAAAGATCGAAGGCAGACGACCGTAAACCGCATTTAGAGTCACCACCCCAAGGCCATTAAGCACACCGATAATGGCAATCATCTTGCCCCGGATGGCATTCTGCGGGTAATCCGCCGCTACCGTCGCTAACATCCCGGTAGAACAGGCGAGACCCGCTGCGTAAATCACTCGAAACAGCGTTAACTGCTCCAATGATTCGGCAAAGGGATATAAGCCATAACCCAGGGCAAAAGCCAACATACCAGCCACATAAATGGGGCGGCGGCCAACTTTATCGGCAGCCACGCCAATCGCTCCAAACAGCAGGATCTGGGTAATCTCAGTCCAAAAGGCCAGATTACCAGTAATCGTACCCCACTCACTCGATGGGATATTCAGATTTTCCCAGAGGATATAGGTGGTTGCCGCAGACACCACCGTGAGTATGCCAATGGTAAAAAAACTGCCAAAAAACAGGGCTAAACAATGGCTTTTACTCACGCCGGGCTGTAACCAAATTGGGCCCAGCTTTGCTTGTGTTTGGTCTATATCCGTTTGTGACGTCGACATGCTGGCGGACCCTTCTTATTGGTATTAGCTAGGGCTATTCGCTGGCCTTAGCGATTGGCATTCGCAAACAGCCAGTTTTTCCCAGTTAGGTAGTTAGTTCAACCGGAGTAAGTGTAAAAAGATGTAAATTCGCCTTTACACCACTCCCCTGACAGGCTGCCAGCCCTTATGATTAGCCATCAACAAGCCGGATGTGAAGATAATGAAAATAATAGTTACAGGGCTCAAAATACTCGCTGTTATCGTCGTTCTGCTTATGGTTGCCGGAGCCGCCTTTAGCTTTGGCTGGCTAGGCAATGAACTCACCACCAAGACTCATGCCTCTGAAGAAGCCCTGGCTTCCCTGGCCTCCTCTGATGCTGTTGTCATTAGCGAACAGCGCTGGATCACCTTTACCCCAACCAGCAAAGTACCCAAGACGGGCTTTATCTTTTACCCCTGCGCGCTCTGCGATGCCCGCGGCTTTGCCCCCTTACTAAAAGAGATTGCTGCAACAGGGTTTCTGGTGGTGCTGGTGCCCATGCCCAGTAACTTTGCCATTTTTGATGCCGACCGCGCGCTGGAGGTAAAACAAACCTTCCCCGCCATAGAGCACTGGGTGATTGGCGGTCACTCCATGGGCGGCGGCTCATCCGCTATGTTTCTGCATTCACACCCCGACAATACCGATGGCCTGTTAATGTGGGACTCTTTTACCTATGAAAGCTATAACATCAGCGAACAAAGCCTGCCGGTATTGACCATTTATGGGGATAGCCATCATTCACCCGAGCGCCCCGCCCAGTTTGAAGAGGCCAAGCAATATATGCCGCCCCATGCCCGCTATCAGGTGATAGCCGGTGGTGACCATTTTCAATTTGGCCACTTCAGGGCTGAAGATATTGCCCACCGCACCACGGCGACGATCCCGCGGGAGCAGCAACACCAGCAAATCATTGCGCATTCGGTCGCTTTTTTGACTGCTATTGAGCAGGGAACACGATAAGAAATAGAAAATTTGATAATTATTAAATTTTTATTTCCCAGCTTGGCGATACTGCCTGTTTTAAATAGGTCATAAACCACTTCGGAGACACTCCATGGCGAACAAGAACCACCCACCGGCGAATCAAACACCAGAACCCACTGCCCCCAGCCTGTCACGGCGCGGCTTTATAGCTGGCAGTGTTGTAGGTGTAGCCGCTGTGACCGCAGGCTGCGCCGCGGCGGGCTCTGCCAGTGCCAGTAGCGGTGGCGATAGTGTGAGCGTTGCTGCCGCCAGCAATAGTGCCAAAGCTTTATCGCCTGATATGCCCTTTGATGATTTTCGCCAACACCTGCAAGCTCTGGAAGAACGCGGCCTATTACTGCGCTTTAAACGACTGGACCAGGATGCCTATGAAATGACGGCCTTAATGTACCGCCTGGTTGAGGAACATGGCTGGACCAATGCCCCCGCCATTTTGGCCGAAGAGGTCAAAATCAATGGCGAGTGGATTAAAGGCCCGGTGGTAGCCAATCATCAGGGGCACTGGCATAGCGAAGCCATTACCTTTGGTCTTGATCCTGTACCCAATGACCCCACCGCCAGCTATCGCAAAGCGATTGATTTTCTGGCAGAGAAGATTACTAAAGGCGTTTATCCGCAAATAGAACCTGTCAGAGTCGATAACGCCAACGCGCCTTGTAAAGAAGTGGTACTGACCGGCGATGACATTGACCTGAATAGATTTGCCTTTATTCAGTCCAACCCCGCCGATGGCGGCCGCTATATTGATACCGGCTCTATCTTTACCTCCGACCCGGAAGGTGGCCCCAATTTTGGTACCTACCGCTGCCAGATTCACGGCCCGCGCCTAATCAGCGTTAACTCTGAACCCAACCAGACCGGCTGGAAACATATTATGGCGGCTAAAGAGCGGGGTGAGAAATTTGCTCCCATCTCTATTGTTGTTGGCCAGGACCCCTATGTCTGGATTGTTAGTGGCTCCCGCGTCATCAATCGCTTTCTAAGCAAAGGCCCGGTTGATGAACTGGCGGTTGCTGGCGGCCTGCGCGGCAAGGCGCTTGAAGTTGTCAAAAGTGAAACCAACGACCTGATTATCCCCGCTCATGCGGAGATAGTCATTGAAGGTGAAGTGCGTTTTGATTTACCACCGCAACCGGAAGGCCCCTTTGGTGAAATGATGGGTTATATGGGCCCACAAAAAGCCGACAACTTCACCATGGTCGTTACCAAAGTTACCCACCGCCGTGACCCCTGGGTATTAAATGTCTTTACCGGCGCCACCCGTGGCTATAGCACTGCGCCAACTACCGCGCTCTATAACAACAATCTAAAACGCTTAGTGCCGCAGTTAATTGAAATACACTCACCACTGCACGCCCCGGCATTACCTATGTTCGCATTAAAAAAACCAAAGCGGGTCAGGGCATAAAAGCCGGTAAGCGGTTGGCAGCCATTGTGCCGATTTATAAATTAATTGTCGTCGTCGATGAAGATGTTGATGTGCTGGACACCTTGCAGGTTGATAACGCCATCGCTGCCCGCTGGCAACCGGAAGATGCCTACGCCATTGTTGGTGGGCGCGGCATGCCACTGGACCCCAGCCTTGCCGAACAGGGCCCTACATTTAAAGGCTCTAAAATGGTGATCGATGCGACCAAACCCTTCCCTGAAGAAGGCCGGGAGACACCCTTTTCAAAACGCAACCGCGAGTGGCTGGATGAATTAGCCCCAGATGCCATTAGCGCCGTTGATAAAAAATATGCTGACATCATCAACGGCGGCAAAAAGTGGTAAGTCAATAATTAACGGAGATAATAATGGACAATAATGCATTCGTACTTAACCGTCGCGCCTTAATGCTCGCCGGGGCCGGACTAGCCACGGCCAGTGTCGCCGGCTGTGCAACAGCAACAAACCAGCCGGTTATGGGTAATAAAAAAGATCACTGGACCGAAGAAGAACAGGCCAACGTGGATTTAGTGACTCGTTTTTGTGATGACTGGTCGCGAATGGATGCGGAGTACCTAACGACCTTTTTGGACGAAAAAATTATTTACCAAATGTTTGAAGGCCGCCCTGATATTGTCGGCAAAGATGACTTTATTAAAGTGTTAGATAAATTTTTAAAGTCGATGAAAAAAGTGGAATGGATTACCCGCAACTCTGAAGCGATTGGGCCGATTGTGATTAATGAGCGCTTTGATCACTTTTATGCACAGAATGATAAGCGCAGTATGCACTTTGAAATTGCCGGTTATTTTTTAGTAAAGAAAGGCAAAATCCAGGTATGGCGTGATTTTAGTTTGCCTGGGGGTATGAGTAAGGTTGGGCCCTTAGTACCTAGGGATTAGTACCTAGGGATTAGCACCTAGGGGTTAGCACCCAGGGGTTAGTACCCAGAGATTAGTACCCAGAAATTAACCACAGCCACTAGTTAATCGCCTCGCCAACCAATCCAGCACCAACTGATAGGTTGCCGGGCGTTTTTATGTAGATTTAGATTATGCCCAACCCCTGCCAGAATAAGAGTGTCTACACAGGCAGACTTTGGAAATAACGACTGCTCATAATCGGCCACTTTTTGAGAATCCTTACAGGATAGTTCGCCACCACAGACCACAAAATCATCTTCACCGGTAACAATTAATACCGGCACCTCAATATTGCTAGCGGGCATTTTAAAATATTTCAGCATTGAAATAATTTCAGCCACCGTTAAGGTCTGACGATTTAATTCATCAACTACTGGCACCTGCGGGTCAGTATTAGCCAGGGTATAAAAAATATCTTTACGGGTATTGGGTTTTGATAGCATATAGACCGGGTCAACAATATCTCCGGCAAAGTCACTGGCAAACATTGCCAGTTCCGTGCCGTCGCGCATAGCCAGATTAAAACCCGGGTTAGAATTATGCAGAAAACCGGTCAGAACCACCCCCTCAAGCTGCCTTGAATAGTCCCCCGCATGGACCATGGCAATCACAGAACCCAAAGAGTGCCCCACAGTAACAACGCTATTAACCGACTTCTCAGCCTGCAAAAAATCAATCAGCTGTGAGAGCACATAAACCTGATTTTCAACATTGACCAAGATGCCAAAGGGGTGGTCGCTGGCACCAATACCGGTTCGATAATAATTAAACGTGGCATAGCCCGCTCGCAGCGCGGCACGCTTATAGGAATAGGTATCTGGTTGATAGGGGAAATCCCAATAGACCGGACCATAACCGGCACCGGCGATAAGCACTTGTAAAGTTTTATCGGCCAACTGCCCAGTCCAACAAAGCTCACCGACAATATCAAACTCAAACCAGCTACCGGGGGTTAAGCGAGTGGGGATACGATAATCTTCGCAAGTCAGGCCTTGCAGATCAAAGGCCGACAAGCCCTCCCCTGCTGGTAGAATAACCGGAGTTTCAATACCCCTTAGATTAATCAGGCCCACTAATAACCAGAGGCTTAGTAGTAACAGAACCGCTGCTATTATTTTTTTTATCATCGTGTCTATTCATTTTTGCTATGTCGATGGCAGTGTATTATCAATAATCGCCATAGCAAACATCAATTTTTGTAAAGATCACAATTAATCACTAGGCACCCGCTGCCATCTACAGTAGATTTACCCTATCAATAACAACAACCGAGACTTGGCCAATGAGCAAATCCAACCAGCACGATCCTGATGGCACGCTACTTCCTATAAAAGTCGATAGTACCTCAAACGGTGAGTATGAACCTCTGCCACTAGAGCGGCGCAATGTCGTTGCCAATGCTGAAGCCCACAAAACCGCCACCGACAATGCCAAACGACTCGGTATGAAGCGTCGCGGCTTTCTAACCTCTATGGTCGGTGCTGCCAGTACATTGTTAACCTTTAATGCAGTTAATGCCGCGGCGGGTAAAAAAGGCGGCTTTTACGATCTGCCTGAAGAAGCTGGCCTCGATGTTGCCCTGGCCGATGATATTTTAGGTAAAAAAGACTTTATCTTTGATATTCAGGGCCACCATGTGGGCGACTATGAAAGCTGGCGTACCGGTATCAAAAACAAAGTCTCCCCCGGTTTTAAATTTTTTGCCCCTCATTATGCCTGTGACTATGCCAATAAAGATGATGACTTCGGCCATGTGGCCTGCCTGACCGGTGACTCTTATATCAAAGAAGTATTTATGGATAGTGATACCGATATGGCGGTACTGTCTATTGGCCCACTTTATGAAGAGCAAATGCTACCCACCTATTCAGAAGCTGCCGCCACCCGCGATGCTGTAGCCGCACTGGAAGGCACCAAGCGTTTATTAATTCATGGCCGCTGTATGCCCACCTACCAGCGCGACCTGGACACCATGCAGGAAGTTGCCGAGACCTGGAATATTTCGGCATGGAAATCTTATACCCAGTTTGGCCCTAACCGTACCGGCTATTATCTGGATGACGATATTGGCCAGAAATTTATTGATAGCGCCCGTAAAACCGGTGTTAAAAATATCTGTGTTCACAAAGGCCTGCCACTACCGGTGATGGGTAAAGAAACCTATAAGTACGCCAGCCCAAAGGATGTTGGCCCCGCCGCCAAAAACAATCCCGATATGACCTTTATGATTTATCACTCGGGTTATGAGCATAAAAAGAAAGAAGGCCCCTACAATCCCAATGCAGAAAAACTTAGCGGTATCGATACGCTGATTAAATCGCTGCAAGATAATAATATCCCTCGCAATACCGGCAATGTGTATGCAGAACTGGGCTCTACCTGGCGCGACCTGATGAAGGACCCGGATCAAGCCGGCCACGCTATTGGCAAGCTGCTGAAGTATGTGGGTGAAGATAGAATCTTATGGGGCACAGATTGTATTTGGTACGGTTCGCCGCAAGACCAGATTCAAGCCTTCCGTACCTTCCAGATTTCTGAGGAGTATCAGGAAAAATACGGCTACCCGAAAATGACCCCGGAAGCTCGCGCCAAGATTTTTGGTTTAAATGCAGCGGTACCTTATGGCATTAGCACCGGCGATATTAAAGTGGCCACACTGCAAGATACTATTGCAGTAACCAAGGAAAATTATTTAAATAATCCTGAGCCTTCTTTTGTCACCTATGGCCCTAAAACGCGTCGTGAGTTTTTGGCCTTGCAACGTCTGGAGATGGATGAGCTATTAAGCGGTCGTTAGTGTTAATTAGCGGAAGCTAGTGGAGTGGAGTGTATGGGTGAGGGCTTATGTTTCAGGGGACGCTACAAGTTCGTCCATGTACCCAAAGCACTCCCTTCAGTCGCGGGGCAGGCCCAAGGCTCGTGAAAAAGGTCCCTCTTTTTCACGCCCCTGAAACATAAGCCCTCACCCACACCTTCAATTTCTCGCTGTAATTTGAACGCTGAAAAAAATAGATGCACAACTAAAAACTTGAAAAAGTTTGCAAACGTGACGCTAGAGCTTAGGTGGGTAGAAGGTTCCGGGGCCGTCGTTGGCAGGGATGCCAACGAAGAGCGGCCATGGATGGCGAAAAGCGTGCCCCGGAACCTTCTACCCACCTAAGCTCGTTCCCAAGCTATCTACTCGCCCAAACCACCACCAAAATCGCTATTTCACACAGCAACACCATAGTGCGAAAAATCATCAAGCCGCTTTAATCATCTTGAGTAATTTACCACTACCCCGCAAACCCAAAATCTTCATTGCGGTCACCATCCCCGCCATTAAAGCACCCACCACACCACAACTGACAATATCCTGACCCGTTAAATATAAACCGGGGATTTTAGTTTGCGGTGTTAACCACTCCTGCTCAAAGCGATGCCTGGTGTGTGCCAAACCATAAGCTTCACCGTGTTCATAGCGGCAGAAATAATCCGTGGATAACGGCGTAGAGGTTTCGTAATAATCTATTTTTCCTTCTAAATGCGGCATCTGCTTAAATAGCGCAGCTAACATCCGCTGCGACAACTCTTCCTTAAAGGCTTCATAGTCATCGCCGCGCTTGCCCCAGGTTTTATCTGCCCACTGACGGTACTCCTCAAAATCACAGGGGCCGGTAACAATCTCAATGGTTGAACGGCCAGGATAGCGGCGCTGGAAATCGGGGTCTTTTGCTGAGGGGAAAGAAACATAAACCACAGGGAACGGACTTTTAGGGTCAGCC comes from the Oceanicoccus sagamiensis genome and includes:
- a CDS encoding amidohydrolase family protein, with translation MSKSNQHDPDGTLLPIKVDSTSNGEYEPLPLERRNVVANAEAHKTATDNAKRLGMKRRGFLTSMVGAASTLLTFNAVNAAAGKKGGFYDLPEEAGLDVALADDILGKKDFIFDIQGHHVGDYESWRTGIKNKVSPGFKFFAPHYACDYANKDDDFGHVACLTGDSYIKEVFMDSDTDMAVLSIGPLYEEQMLPTYSEAAATRDAVAALEGTKRLLIHGRCMPTYQRDLDTMQEVAETWNISAWKSYTQFGPNRTGYYLDDDIGQKFIDSARKTGVKNICVHKGLPLPVMGKETYKYASPKDVGPAAKNNPDMTFMIYHSGYEHKKKEGPYNPNAEKLSGIDTLIKSLQDNNIPRNTGNVYAELGSTWRDLMKDPDQAGHAIGKLLKYVGEDRILWGTDCIWYGSPQDQIQAFRTFQISEEYQEKYGYPKMTPEARAKIFGLNAAVPYGISTGDIKVATLQDTIAVTKENYLNNPEPSFVTYGPKTRREFLALQRLEMDELLSGR
- a CDS encoding limonene-1,2-epoxide hydrolase family protein, yielding MDNNAFVLNRRALMLAGAGLATASVAGCATATNQPVMGNKKDHWTEEEQANVDLVTRFCDDWSRMDAEYLTTFLDEKIIYQMFEGRPDIVGKDDFIKVLDKFLKSMKKVEWITRNSEAIGPIVINERFDHFYAQNDKRSMHFEIAGYFLVKKGKIQVWRDFSLPGGMSKVGPLVPRD
- a CDS encoding UbiD family decarboxylase domain-containing protein; the encoded protein is MAAIVPIYKLIVVVDEDVDVLDTLQVDNAIAARWQPEDAYAIVGGRGMPLDPSLAEQGPTFKGSKMVIDATKPFPEEGRETPFSKRNREWLDELAPDAISAVDKKYADIINGGKKW
- a CDS encoding alpha/beta hydrolase, which encodes MKIIVTGLKILAVIVVLLMVAGAAFSFGWLGNELTTKTHASEEALASLASSDAVVISEQRWITFTPTSKVPKTGFIFYPCALCDARGFAPLLKEIAATGFLVVLVPMPSNFAIFDADRALEVKQTFPAIEHWVIGGHSMGGGSSAMFLHSHPDNTDGLLMWDSFTYESYNISEQSLPVLTIYGDSHHSPERPAQFEEAKQYMPPHARYQVIAGGDHFQFGHFRAEDIAHRTTATIPREQQHQQIIAHSVAFLTAIEQGTR
- a CDS encoding aldehyde dehydrogenase family protein — protein: MPEIIDTPAISAATQAFLESEQPLLINGEWVTGGTGGDLDIINPATGESIATVPGAGQTEVDAAVAAAREAFDRGPWRTMGATARAELLLKLADLVEQNMQILSELEVLCTGMPMTNAANLAPIIARDWLRYYAGWPTKISGETLAQDPFPVPGMERFLMTRKEPVGVAAQIVPWNFPLGMTIMKLGPALAAGCTVVLKPDEHTPLSALFLGRLIQQAGFPAGVINIIPGHGHIAGAALAEHNDVDKISFTGSTEVGKKIIEAAKGNLKKVTLELGGKSPFIVMPDADLNKTIPMAVQQGYFLQSQNCVCPSRMLVHKDVYNQFVDGLAAGADSLMIGPGLNPETTLGPLVSARQLERVQGYVQSGKDEGAQLITGGDQLDRPGNFMRPAVFADANRDMRIVREEIFGPVLSVIKLETDDIDEILVQANDTEYGLNGSVWTENIGTAMRISAGVRSGIVGINAHTMSDINGGLGGYKQSGWGREMGEESLHAYLETKTIMMHY
- a CDS encoding alpha/beta fold hydrolase, with the protein product MIKKIIAAVLLLLSLWLLVGLINLRGIETPVILPAGEGLSAFDLQGLTCEDYRIPTRLTPGSWFEFDIVGELCWTGQLADKTLQVLIAGAGYGPVYWDFPYQPDTYSYKRAALRAGYATFNYYRTGIGASDHPFGILVNVENQVYVLSQLIDFLQAEKSVNSVVTVGHSLGSVIAMVHAGDYSRQLEGVVLTGFLHNSNPGFNLAMRDGTELAMFASDFAGDIVDPVYMLSKPNTRKDIFYTLANTDPQVPVVDELNRQTLTVAEIISMLKYFKMPASNIEVPVLIVTGEDDFVVCGGELSCKDSQKVADYEQSLFPKSACVDTLILAGVGHNLNLHKNARQPISWCWIGWRGD
- a CDS encoding UbiD family decarboxylase; protein product: MANKNHPPANQTPEPTAPSLSRRGFIAGSVVGVAAVTAGCAAAGSASASSGGDSVSVAAASNSAKALSPDMPFDDFRQHLQALEERGLLLRFKRLDQDAYEMTALMYRLVEEHGWTNAPAILAEEVKINGEWIKGPVVANHQGHWHSEAITFGLDPVPNDPTASYRKAIDFLAEKITKGVYPQIEPVRVDNANAPCKEVVLTGDDIDLNRFAFIQSNPADGGRYIDTGSIFTSDPEGGPNFGTYRCQIHGPRLISVNSEPNQTGWKHIMAAKERGEKFAPISIVVGQDPYVWIVSGSRVINRFLSKGPVDELAVAGGLRGKALEVVKSETNDLIIPAHAEIVIEGEVRFDLPPQPEGPFGEMMGYMGPQKADNFTMVVTKVTHRRDPWVLNVFTGATRGYSTAPTTALYNNNLKRLVPQLIEIHSPLHAPALPMFALKKPKRVRA
- a CDS encoding MFS transporter, with product MSTSQTDIDQTQAKLGPIWLQPGVSKSHCLALFFGSFFTIGILTVVSAATTYILWENLNIPSSEWGTITGNLAFWTEITQILLFGAIGVAADKVGRRPIYVAGMLAFALGYGLYPFAESLEQLTLFRVIYAAGLACSTGMLATVAADYPQNAIRGKMIAIIGVLNGLGVVTLNAVYGRLPSIFVDAGVDSVTAGRYALFVVVGICLLVALVLRLGLKPGAPVSHEESKSSIELARAGFKQAKNPRIALAYASAFVARSDVVILGTFLMAWGVSTGQAMGLTVAEATQKGTIIFVITQSSALVFSPIIGFFMDKVNRITGVTFCMFLGGIGFTLPALIDNPLESAAIPIFIVMGIGQISAFLGGTILIGQEAPKSERGSVVGMFNVFGAVGILVATGIGGRMFDQIGPAAPFVLIGMANFLLVFAGLYVRKKAPGFVPEAEQRLVNKVFGSR